GATAATTGAGTGTTTGTTACTACATGTTTCCTGACTATTTCCGATACCACATGATAATGGGTGTGGATACTAGACCCTGTTTAGGTCCACCTTGCTAATAGTTAGCAACTAAGAATTAGCAAGAGTGGATCTAAACAAGCCTATGCTAAAGGCCAAAAGGGTGGTGCTAACTTCTAGCAAGAATTTGAAAGGTAAAGGTTGCTAGACAGTGCTCAAAATTGGCATGCTAATATATTCGATTCTGATTAGTGGATCCAGTGCCTAAACCAGAAGTACATGGTACCTGCAATATATTCGATTCTGATTATTGAATTCTAATTTTTATGGTCAAAATTTATAGTATACAATTAATTCTTTTAGGTATTCATTGATTGTATATAAGTTGGCCAGTTAAAGGATAGGATGAACAGAACGCAAGTGGACATATAGAACTGAAACCAAACTCCATACTAATTCCTTGAATGATTTCGGATAAATTTATTTATCAAGCATGTGAGAACTTGTGAGATGTGATAACATAGCCTGCACTCTGGATGTTCTGATACCCACCTCTAATTGTTCATGAAGCTGTTTCTGAACCTCGATTTGCATCCTTAGAGCTTCTGCCACTTGCAAATTCCTAAGAAACATGTTAAGGAAAGGGATGTAAAACTCTAAGGTCGTGCTGCTTATGTGCATGTTTCCCTACTTAAGTGATCAGAGGACTCACTTGTTTTTGCTTGAATCACTGCCGCTCTTTCCTGATTGTGCTTTTTTATCATCCGAAGAAGCCTTCTTATCTACACAGAGTAAGCATTTAGAATTTTCGTTCTTTTCAGAAAAAGGCTGCTATTATAAAGGAGACAGTAAATAGGTAATTTAAGCTTACCTTCTTTAGGTCCAGGAAGATATTTCGCAAGCCAATACTTCTATATGAAGAGTATAGGAGAGAAAATGTAAGTTATAATGAGAACATAGAAGGGAGAATTAATTTTCACTGCAAACAATTGTACACTTGTACCTGCAGATGGCTCTTCACATGATAAATGGTGAGACCTTCTACCTTCATTAGTTTCAGCACACCCTTAGGAGTTGCTTCTGTAAAGATATGAAAGCAAACTATTTATTAAGGATGGTCTGTCAAATATGGACAATCCGAAAACATGTGAGAGATAAAGCAAAATGGCCAACTTACTTTCAGGTCCTTCAAGCTTTTTTACGGCCTCCAAAAAACGCTCATGAAGCTCAAGTGTCCACCTCAACCTTGACTTGTTAGTTGTTGCAGAGCTAGAAGATGACTGAGATGAGCTAAACTGGACCTTAACTGGTGATCCTAGATTCTGTATACTCTGAGTGGAGCAAGATGATACTGGAAGTGATGACAGCTGTGGTGGTGTGCCATATATGTCCTAAAAACAACGTGTCAGAGGAATATCACCATAAAACATCTATAAACTGGAACAGAGGATCTGGTGTGCTGCAAAGCCCAAACTGTTACCGTCAAATTATAGTGGAGCAGTGTTTCTGTAAGGGGCTCGGTTAACTTACATCTAAATGAGGACTCTTCTCATTGTCAGTGATGGCAATTCCTAGCTGCTCAGACAGGAACTGAAATTCCATCTGTTCATCAAAAGCCAAGGCATTGTTTTCTCGGAAGCTGCCATCAGAAGCTTCTCCAGAAAGATCGAGGAAGTCTTTCAGATCATCTGACTGTTCAGCTTCATCTAAACCATTGCCAGTATCACCACTTAAAAGCAGAGAGGAGCTTGATGACTGCCCAGCTGAAACATGCTGCTCGCACTTTGGGGGGTGAGGCAGGAAAGGTAAAGTGCCCATTTGACGGCATGGCTCTGTTTTTGTCGAAGATGACGAAAACAAGCTTGTGCAGAACGTCGAAGAATTTGAGAACATGGGTTCTGAAAATTTAGGATGTGAGACATGAGACTGCGGGCTATCAGGATCAGATTCAGGGCTTCTTTTCTGAAGGTTAACTGATAGGCTCCTTGACAAGCTTGATGACCGGATCAACTCAGTCTTGATGTTTGATGACTGACTCGTGGATGCCAATGTGTCATCCATCAAGCTGTGGTGATCTAATTTAGCATCGAACAGCTTATGAACTGAAAGTGCAGAGGCATGTCCTGTTTTGTCGGGAATGGCGATTTGCTCCATCGCAAGAACACTCTGAGAGTTCATTGCTTGCAAATGGTTTCTGGACTCGATAATCACCTGCCTGCACATGACAATCGATGTCGATAGTTATTAGAACACTGCAATGCTGCAAATTTCATTAGCTCCTCTGTTATAGAAAACAAGAAAAGTACATAAGAAATCCTATTGTTTGGAATGTGAATACCAAATGCCACATAAATACACATACAAGAAGAAGCTTGCTTAGCCCATATAGATCTAATTCCATGTTTTAGTAACTTATTGTTCAGATAAGCAGTAGTTCTGACCTCTGTTTGACTAACGGATGATCATTCGTACAGTATTTAGATGAA
The nucleotide sequence above comes from Miscanthus floridulus cultivar M001 chromosome 18, ASM1932011v1, whole genome shotgun sequence. Encoded proteins:
- the LOC136521135 gene encoding protein PHOSPHATE STARVATION RESPONSE 3-like, whose amino-acid sequence is MNSQSVLAMEQIAIPDKTGHASALSVHKLFDAKLDHHSLMDDTLASTSQSSNIKTELIRSSSLSRSLSVNLQKRSPESDPDSPQSHVSHPKFSEPMFSNSSTFCTSLFSSSSTKTEPCRQMGTLPFLPHPPKCEQHVSAGQSSSSSLLLSGDTGNGLDEAEQSDDLKDFLDLSGEASDGSFRENNALAFDEQMEFQFLSEQLGIAITDNEKSPHLDDIYGTPPQLSSLPVSSCSTQSIQNLGSPVKVQFSSSQSSSSSATTNKSRLRWTLELHERFLEAVKKLEGPEKATPKGVLKLMKVEGLTIYHVKSHLQKYWLAKYLPGPKEDKKASSDDKKAQSGKSGSDSSKNKNLQVAEALRMQIEVQKQLHEQLEVQRQLQLRIEEHARYLQKILEEQQKAGNVSLKVPTKPQATVSPESTSDERSESEVGTISPQPSKNKNPFVDTECKSPARIKRTKVQVDLENEAPCS